The sequence ACGCGCAACTGGGGCTACGATGGCGTTTGCCCATATGCTGTTCAGAATTCCTATGGCGGGGCTGCGGGGCTACAACGGCTCGTCGACGCCTGTCATCGAAAGGGGCTTGCCGTGGTACTCGACGTAGTCTACAATCACATGGGGCCAGAAGGCAATTATTTTGCCGATTATGGTCCTTACTTTACCAATAAACATCGAACGCCCTGGGGTGATGCCCTTAATTTCGACGATAACTACAGTGATAGTGTCCGGCGTTATTTCCTCGAAAACGTTCTGATGTGGTTTCGCGACTTTCATATTGATGCCTTGCGTTTAGACGCAGTTCACGCCATTCATGATGAGAGCGAGCTGCATATCCTCCGTGAGATCAAACAATATGTTGACCAGCTCATGCAGGAAACCGGTCGGCAGCATTACCTCATCATAGAGTCAGATCAGAACGAAACGCGGTTTATTCAGCCGATTGCCAGTGATGGTTATGGTATGGATGCGCAGTGGAACGACGAATTTCATCATGCCTTACGAGTAACCGCAGGTGGCGAACGAAGCGGGTATTATGCTGATTATGACGGCATCCGGCATCTGGCCAAGTCATACCGTGATGCCTACGTGTACGATGGCACCTACATGCCCCGGCGTGCTAAAATTGTTGGCAAACCAACAAGCACCCATCCAGGGCAGCAGTTTGTCGTTTTCTCCCAAAATCACGACCAGATCGGGAACCGGATGCTGGGTGAACGACCAAGTCAGCTGGTCAGTTTTTCCATGCAGAAGCTCATGGCGGGGGCTGTGATGAGTAGTCCATACCTGCCCATGCTGTTCATGGGTGAGGAATGGGGTGAATTAAATCCATTTCTGTACTTTGTCAGCCATTCTGACCCAGGGTTGATCGAAGCGGTTCGGCAGGGGCGAAAAAGGGAGTTTGCTGCTTTTCAGACCTCCCTTGAGGCTCCAGACCCGCAAGCCGCTCAGACATTCGAACGATCCCGGCTTCGGTGGGAACGCCTTACCCAGGAGCCCCACCAAACGCTTTTTCGCTACTACCAAACATTGCTTGCCCTTCGCAAAAAATCGCCCCTACGGCACCCAAACCGGGAATCGGTGGCCGTGGTTATGGACGATGCCCGGCAGACTCTCACGCTGATTCGCCAGCACCCAAACGACGCCCCGATTGTTTGTCTAATGAATTTCTCGTCAAAACCCGAATCATTCCGGGTTCCAATCAGTATCAAGCCCTGGCAAAAACTCCTGGATTCTGCTGACCCTCAGTGGCTTGGCCAACAGGCGGCTCCGACAGAAGTGGCAGGCGACACGCCGGTTATCGTGCAGGCCGAATCCATTTTGATTTATACGAATGGGTAGTAAGCCTACCCCTCAATCCTTCCTCCCAACTCATGTTCAATCCTATCGCTACGTATCGTATTCAGTTTCATAAAGATTTCACTTTTCAACAACTCGATACACTGTTGCCTTACCTCCAAAAGCTAGGGGTATCAACGATTTATGCCTCACCAATTTTTGCGGCTGTACCTGATAGCGTTCATGGCTATGATGGCATTGACCCGAACCGGATCAACCCTGAGATTGGCACTGAAGATGAACTACAAGCGATAAATCACCAGTTGCAGTTGGCGAATATGAGTTGGTTACAGGACATTGTCCCGAACCATATGGCCTACTATTTCACCAACCAATGGCTGATGGATGTGTTAGAGAAAGGGCCTTTATCTCGTTTTGCTTCATTTTTTGATACATCGCTGTCAAGTTCATTTTTTCATGGACGTATCCTGGCGCCATTTCTGGCCGAACCGATAGACGAAGCGCTGGCAAAAGGCAACCTGGTTCTCCACTACGACCAGACACGTTTTTTGCTGGATGTGAGCGGGAATAGACTACCACTAAAGCCCGACAGCTACGCGACTATTCTACAGACAAGTGCCGCGGAACCCTCCGGCGCTATACAACAGCTACTGATCCAGCTTGATCAGCTCAGACATCTGGATGAACCGGAAGCATATGGAATTGAATGGGCTGAATTTCGCCTGCAACTGGCGGCTTTGATGCACACCGACCTAACCGAAACGTACATTGAGGATTGCCTGAACGTAGTGAATCAAAATCCAGCTTTGTTACATCGTCTTGCTGATGAACAACATTATCGGTTTTGCACTGAGATTGAAACCCGGCAGGAGATGACTTACCGCCGTTTCTTTACAATCAATGGGTTGATATGCCTGAATATGGACGATGAGACCGTCTTTCAGCAACTTCACCATCTGACAAAGAGATTCATAGACAACGGTGTTTTTCAGGGATTACGAATTGATCATATCGATGGACTGTTCGATCCCAAACGGTATCTGGATCGGCTAAGGGAGCTAACACGCGATGAAACGTTCATCGTCGTTGAGAAGATCCTTCAGGACAAGGAAGCTTTGCCGACCGACTGGCCTGTGCAGGGAACCTCGGGATACGATTTTCTGGCCCTGGTGAATAATCTGCTGACAAATAGCCAGGCGGAACCTGCCTTCCGCAATTTCTATCACAAATTAATTGGTAGCGATACGCCCCTACCAGAGCGTATTCGGGATAGAAAAGCGTATTTCCTGGCTCAATATATGGGGGGTGAACTTAATAACCTCTACCACTATTTTCTCGATCTTAACCTGACCGACGAAACGGCACTGACCGAATTGACAGCGGGTGAGTTAAAGCTGGCTATTGGCGAACTACTCATCGAATGCCCCGTTTATCGGTATTACGGCAATCAATTGCCGCTACCGGCCGATGAGTCGGACAGTTTAAGGCAGATGCTCAAAGTGATTCGGGAAACAAAACCAGAACTAGAGTCGGCACTGGCTTTGCTGGAAAAAGCATTATTGACCAAGCCCATGGAGAGTGACACCGATCACGACCATAGGGCTCTTCGTTTTTATCACCGACTCATGCAGTTCTCTGGCCCGTTGATGGCAAAAGGTGTAGAAGATACATTGCTATACACCTACAATTGCTTCATCGGTCATAATGAAGTTGGTGATTCGCCCGAGCGTTTTGGGTTGTCAGTTGAGTCTTTTCACGAGGCTATGCAGCACCGACAAGCCCACTGGCCGCTTGCTCAGAACGCGACTGCCACCCATGACACAAAACGGGGTGAAGATGTACGGGCAAGGCTCAATGTACTGACCGATCTGCCCGACGAATGGCTGGCTGAAGTACAACACTGGCAGCAATTGAACGCTTCGCTAAAACAGCCAGGAGATGATCAGAAGCATGTACCTGACGCGAATGATGAATATTTAATTTACCAGAACCTGCTCGGTGCTTACCCGATGCCTAACGAAGA comes from Spirosoma aureum and encodes:
- the treZ gene encoding malto-oligosyltrehalose trehalohydrolase, coding for MNESLISQRTLGVTFMNDSAVVRVWAPLAEAVSLRICHQDLLIPLQHTGSYWQTTTSQLKPGDTYTFILNNTTERPDPASLAQPESVHGPSQAVDIAQFVWTDTAWNNLPLESYLLYELHTGTFTPEGTFAGIEAKLDYFVELGINAIEIMPVAQFPGTRNWGYDGVCPYAVQNSYGGAAGLQRLVDACHRKGLAVVLDVVYNHMGPEGNYFADYGPYFTNKHRTPWGDALNFDDNYSDSVRRYFLENVLMWFRDFHIDALRLDAVHAIHDESELHILREIKQYVDQLMQETGRQHYLIIESDQNETRFIQPIASDGYGMDAQWNDEFHHALRVTAGGERSGYYADYDGIRHLAKSYRDAYVYDGTYMPRRAKIVGKPTSTHPGQQFVVFSQNHDQIGNRMLGERPSQLVSFSMQKLMAGAVMSSPYLPMLFMGEEWGELNPFLYFVSHSDPGLIEAVRQGRKREFAAFQTSLEAPDPQAAQTFERSRLRWERLTQEPHQTLFRYYQTLLALRKKSPLRHPNRESVAVVMDDARQTLTLIRQHPNDAPIVCLMNFSSKPESFRVPISIKPWQKLLDSADPQWLGQQAAPTEVAGDTPVIVQAESILIYTNG
- the treY gene encoding malto-oligosyltrehalose synthase — translated: MFNPIATYRIQFHKDFTFQQLDTLLPYLQKLGVSTIYASPIFAAVPDSVHGYDGIDPNRINPEIGTEDELQAINHQLQLANMSWLQDIVPNHMAYYFTNQWLMDVLEKGPLSRFASFFDTSLSSSFFHGRILAPFLAEPIDEALAKGNLVLHYDQTRFLLDVSGNRLPLKPDSYATILQTSAAEPSGAIQQLLIQLDQLRHLDEPEAYGIEWAEFRLQLAALMHTDLTETYIEDCLNVVNQNPALLHRLADEQHYRFCTEIETRQEMTYRRFFTINGLICLNMDDETVFQQLHHLTKRFIDNGVFQGLRIDHIDGLFDPKRYLDRLRELTRDETFIVVEKILQDKEALPTDWPVQGTSGYDFLALVNNLLTNSQAEPAFRNFYHKLIGSDTPLPERIRDRKAYFLAQYMGGELNNLYHYFLDLNLTDETALTELTAGELKLAIGELLIECPVYRYYGNQLPLPADESDSLRQMLKVIRETKPELESALALLEKALLTKPMESDTDHDHRALRFYHRLMQFSGPLMAKGVEDTLLYTYNCFIGHNEVGDSPERFGLSVESFHEAMQHRQAHWPLAQNATATHDTKRGEDVRARLNVLTDLPDEWLAEVQHWQQLNASLKQPGDDQKHVPDANDEYLIYQNLLGAYPMPNEDGQVDDEDDFPNRFRLYLEKALQEAKRHTTGWVVDDSYHEGVKVFTNRLLERSGAFWPRFESFHRQIADFGIVNSLAQVLLKFTCPGVPDVYQGAESWDLSLVDPDNRRPVDFDRRQTWLTDLLSVQESASETRWATLWQHRFDGRVKFWLTYLLLHERQSSPTLFAEGEYVPLLIDGTYRDYVLAFARRLGNQWYIVAIPLHFAQLCRQQKQDTQRIDWQDTSIRLPIDAPTQWFNCLDGTLSSTTERMLVQAMFKALPVGILRNTD